The following are encoded in a window of Kitasatospora sp. NBC_01250 genomic DNA:
- a CDS encoding esterase/lipase family protein, with amino-acid sequence MRRFITTALAAAAAVTLLASPFAGPAIAAPAEAAVPNEVAVPAVPTEDATTTPVVFVHGRNAPPAVWGTMEAAFEAQGYPAGRLFAFDYDTSQSTNETVAGQLSAYVDQVLRQSGAGQVDIVAHSLGSLSARWYAKFGAGGGKVRNLATLGGPNHGTDLAWACSLWDQGCRDMTPGSYVVSHLDDGSETPAPVRYFAFWSPCDEQILPNASAELDGAADVRTGCLKHNALLTDPTVAAQVIAALTDAPAVGAHTPGSGAHDG; translated from the coding sequence TTGCGCCGCTTCATCACCACCGCCCTGGCCGCTGCCGCGGCCGTGACCCTGCTGGCCTCGCCCTTCGCCGGTCCGGCGATCGCCGCGCCGGCCGAGGCCGCTGTGCCCAATGAGGTCGCTGTGCCCGCTGTGCCCACTGAGGACGCCACCACGACTCCGGTCGTCTTCGTCCACGGCCGCAACGCCCCGCCGGCCGTGTGGGGCACCATGGAGGCCGCGTTCGAGGCCCAGGGCTATCCGGCCGGTCGGCTCTTCGCGTTCGACTACGACACCTCGCAGTCCACCAACGAGACGGTGGCGGGACAGCTGTCCGCCTACGTCGACCAGGTGCTGCGGCAGAGCGGCGCCGGTCAGGTCGACATCGTCGCGCACAGCCTGGGAAGCCTCTCGGCCCGCTGGTACGCCAAGTTCGGCGCGGGCGGTGGCAAGGTCAGGAACCTCGCCACCCTCGGCGGCCCCAACCACGGCACCGACCTCGCCTGGGCCTGCAGCCTGTGGGACCAGGGCTGCCGCGACATGACGCCCGGCTCCTACGTCGTCAGCCACCTGGACGACGGCAGTGAAACCCCGGCGCCCGTCCGGTACTTCGCGTTCTGGTCGCCCTGCGACGAGCAGATCCTCCCGAACGCGAGCGCCGAACTGGACGGCGCCGCTGACGTTCGGACCGGCTGCCTGAAGCACAACGCCCTGCTGACCGACCCCACGGTCGCCGCCCAGGTCATCGCGGCCCTGACCGACGCCCCGGCAGTGGGCGCCCACACCCCGGGATCGGGTGCCCACGACGGATGA
- a CDS encoding C1 family peptidase, translating to MSKNKSLRGRAIAVLAIAGALGAAAIPAAVAAPATPAHGHHHFALGALPDPAAQQSGGAALAPHALAPAATVPASVDLSNYLPQVGDQGQVGSCVAWAIDYSAIGILEGEQGIQGAPHAPMYTYAQIARGDDQGSYASQHFKILTSQGLDTKADYWQGDFDYTTQPTAAEKTNAAHWKLSGYTALRTGSSLQSEIKTSLAKGQPVVFAFEVYQSLEDITPATAANYSYYPTSSELAGQPLGGHEVAIVGYNSQGVKIANSWGSSWGANGYFTVPWRFVTNQIEEADAVGSIVNTGGGVY from the coding sequence GTGTCCAAGAACAAGAGCCTGCGCGGCCGTGCCATCGCGGTCCTGGCGATAGCCGGCGCGCTCGGCGCAGCCGCGATCCCCGCCGCGGTCGCGGCCCCCGCCACCCCGGCCCACGGCCACCACCACTTCGCGCTCGGCGCGCTGCCCGACCCGGCGGCGCAGCAGAGCGGCGGCGCCGCACTGGCCCCGCACGCGCTCGCCCCCGCCGCCACGGTGCCGGCCAGCGTGGACCTTAGCAACTACCTTCCGCAGGTGGGCGACCAGGGCCAGGTCGGCTCCTGCGTGGCGTGGGCCATCGACTACTCGGCCATCGGCATCCTGGAGGGCGAGCAGGGCATCCAGGGCGCTCCGCACGCCCCGATGTACACCTACGCCCAGATCGCCCGGGGCGACGACCAAGGCAGCTACGCGAGCCAGCACTTCAAGATCCTGACCAGCCAGGGCCTGGACACCAAGGCCGACTACTGGCAGGGCGACTTCGACTACACCACCCAGCCCACCGCGGCCGAGAAGACGAACGCGGCCCACTGGAAGCTCTCCGGCTACACCGCCCTGCGCACCGGCAGCTCCCTGCAGAGCGAGATCAAGACCTCGCTCGCCAAGGGCCAGCCGGTGGTCTTCGCCTTCGAGGTGTACCAGAGCCTGGAGGACATCACCCCCGCCACCGCGGCCAACTACTCGTACTACCCGACCAGCAGTGAACTGGCCGGGCAGCCGCTGGGCGGCCACGAGGTGGCCATCGTCGGCTACAACTCCCAGGGCGTGAAGATCGCCAACTCGTGGGGCTCCTCGTGGGGCGCCAACGGCTACTTCACCGTGCCGTGGCGCTTCGTCACCAACCAGATCGAGGAGGCCGACGCGGTCGGCTCGATCGTCAACACCGGCGGCGGCGTCTACTGA